One genomic segment of Acidovorax sp. 107 includes these proteins:
- a CDS encoding acyl-CoA dehydrogenase family protein: MNFQLTQEQRMIYEYGDRISKQFDHNYWRGYAEKNERPTELYQQITDDGFLGIMVPEAYGGAGQGMTEMLLFMEGLANNGIPLLNLVVGPTMTMGLLAKHASEDMKRRFLPGGCAGEIKFCFAITEPNAGSNSIEITSIARPDGQGGFRLNGQKVFITDANCADYAMVVTRTTPRADVKKKTDGFTIFMVDMKKKGISKTLIPVAFPVPETQWQLFFDDVELTEADVLGEVDKGFSILFDTLNPERIILSGLCTGVGRFALKKAVAYANDRKVFNNTPIGAHQGVQHPLAMARSEIEMASLMALKAAWAFDQGLPAGEFANMAKYAAAEAGIHAVDSAIQCFGGNGFTKEYGMYDLYGLVRLLRTAPLNREMVLNHIAEHVMGLPRSY, from the coding sequence ATGAACTTCCAGCTGACCCAAGAACAACGGATGATCTACGAGTACGGCGATCGTATCTCGAAGCAGTTCGACCATAACTACTGGCGCGGCTACGCCGAGAAGAACGAGCGTCCGACCGAGCTGTACCAGCAGATCACCGACGACGGCTTTCTCGGCATCATGGTGCCCGAGGCCTACGGCGGCGCCGGCCAGGGCATGACCGAGATGCTGCTGTTCATGGAGGGCCTGGCCAACAACGGCATTCCGCTGCTGAACCTGGTGGTCGGCCCGACCATGACCATGGGCCTGCTGGCCAAGCACGCCAGCGAGGACATGAAGCGCCGCTTTCTGCCGGGCGGCTGCGCCGGCGAGATCAAGTTCTGCTTCGCCATCACCGAGCCGAACGCCGGCTCCAACTCGATCGAGATCACCAGCATCGCCAGGCCCGACGGCCAGGGCGGTTTTCGGCTCAATGGCCAGAAGGTCTTCATCACCGATGCCAACTGCGCCGACTACGCCATGGTCGTCACGCGCACCACGCCGCGCGCCGACGTGAAGAAGAAAACCGACGGCTTCACCATCTTCATGGTGGACATGAAGAAGAAAGGCATCAGCAAGACGCTGATTCCGGTCGCCTTCCCGGTGCCCGAGACGCAGTGGCAACTGTTCTTCGACGATGTGGAGCTCACCGAAGCCGACGTGCTGGGCGAAGTGGACAAGGGCTTCAGCATCCTGTTCGACACGCTCAACCCCGAGCGCATCATCCTGTCGGGCCTGTGCACCGGCGTCGGCCGCTTCGCGCTGAAGAAGGCGGTGGCCTACGCCAACGACCGCAAGGTGTTCAACAACACCCCCATCGGCGCCCACCAAGGCGTGCAGCATCCGCTGGCCATGGCGCGCAGCGAGATCGAGATGGCCTCGCTGATGGCGCTCAAGGCCGCCTGGGCCTTCGACCAGGGCCTGCCAGCCGGCGAATTTGCCAACATGGCCAAGTACGCCGCCGCCGAGGCCGGGATCCACGCCGTTGACAGTGCGATCCAGTGCTTCGGCGGCAACGGCTTCACCAAGGAATACGGCATGTACGATCTGTACGGCCTGGTGCGACTGCTGCGCACCGCGCCGCTGAACCGTGAAATGGTGCTCAACCACATCGCCGAGCATGTGATGGGCCTGCCGCGCTCGTACTGA
- a CDS encoding enoyl-CoA hydratase/isomerase family protein, protein MNYADFQFLTFDHRPNGVLLITINRPEVMNATNGRLHWELTKIWGVVNDDAKTRVAVITGAGDQAFSAGGDLEWVANMVGNPKEIANTMTEASDVVYNMMACDKPIISAINGVAVGAGLAVAFLADISIMAEEAKITDGHVKIGVAAGDHAAILWPLLCGMAKAKYYLMTADFVNGKEAERIGLVSLCVPRAELMDKAMAVANKLANGSQQAIRLTKRSLNGWMNVARPIFESSLAMEMLCFLGEDAKEGVASVREKRAPKFPSTQQ, encoded by the coding sequence ATGAACTACGCTGACTTTCAATTCCTCACCTTCGACCACCGCCCCAACGGCGTGCTGCTCATCACCATCAACCGCCCCGAGGTGATGAACGCCACCAATGGCCGTCTGCACTGGGAGCTGACCAAGATCTGGGGCGTCGTCAACGATGACGCCAAGACCCGGGTCGCGGTCATCACTGGCGCGGGCGACCAGGCCTTCTCGGCCGGCGGCGACCTCGAATGGGTGGCCAACATGGTCGGTAACCCCAAGGAAATCGCCAACACGATGACTGAGGCTTCGGACGTGGTCTACAACATGATGGCCTGCGACAAGCCCATCATCTCGGCCATCAACGGCGTGGCCGTGGGCGCTGGCCTGGCCGTGGCCTTCCTGGCCGACATCAGCATCATGGCCGAGGAAGCCAAGATCACCGACGGCCACGTCAAGATCGGCGTCGCCGCCGGCGACCACGCCGCCATCCTGTGGCCGCTGCTGTGCGGCATGGCCAAGGCCAAGTACTACCTGATGACGGCTGATTTCGTCAACGGCAAGGAAGCCGAACGCATCGGCCTGGTCAGCCTGTGCGTGCCGCGCGCCGAGCTGATGGACAAGGCCATGGCCGTGGCCAACAAACTGGCCAATGGCAGCCAGCAGGCGATCCGCCTGACCAAGCGCTCCCTGAACGGCTGGATGAACGTGGCGCGCCCGATCTTCGAGAGCTCGCTGGCCATGGAAATGCTGTGCTTCCTCGGCGAGGACGCCAAGGAAGGCGTGGCCTCGGTGCGCGAGAAGCGCGCGCCCAAGTTTCCTTCCACCCAGCAATAA
- a CDS encoding MaoC/PaaZ C-terminal domain-containing protein, with protein MAIHYDRLMAWPFEDVRHRYTQRDTLLYALGIGLGADPTNEAELRFVYEKDLLALPTLPVVLGYPGMWMKDPATGIDAVRLVHGEQGLRIHRLPAPEGEVIGRTKVTGLIDKGPGKGALVYTERTVHDAACGELLATLSSTTFCRADGGFGGPTGPVKAVHELPARTSDHSLDFATQPRAALIYRLSGDYNPLHAEPAVARAAGFERPILHGLATYGIAGWALTRSVCGGDPHALRAMDVRFSSPVYPGETIRTEVWVDGNVVSFRARAVERDVVVLNNGRAELR; from the coding sequence ATGGCGATCCACTACGACCGACTGATGGCGTGGCCGTTCGAGGACGTGCGCCATCGCTACACGCAGCGCGACACCCTGCTGTACGCGCTGGGCATCGGCCTGGGCGCCGACCCGACCAACGAGGCCGAGCTGCGCTTCGTCTATGAGAAAGACCTGCTGGCGTTGCCCACGCTGCCGGTGGTGCTGGGCTACCCCGGCATGTGGATGAAAGACCCGGCCACGGGCATCGACGCCGTGCGCCTGGTGCATGGCGAGCAAGGGCTGCGCATCCATCGCCTGCCCGCCCCCGAGGGCGAGGTGATCGGGCGGACCAAGGTCACCGGGCTCATCGACAAAGGCCCGGGCAAGGGCGCGCTGGTTTATACCGAGCGCACGGTGCATGACGCCGCCTGCGGCGAACTGCTGGCCACCCTGAGTTCGACCACCTTCTGCCGCGCCGACGGTGGCTTTGGCGGCCCCACCGGCCCGGTCAAAGCCGTGCACGAACTGCCCGCGCGCACGTCCGATCACAGCCTCGACTTCGCCACCCAGCCGCGCGCCGCGCTGATCTACCGGCTCTCGGGCGACTACAACCCCCTGCATGCCGAACCCGCGGTGGCGCGCGCGGCCGGCTTCGAGCGGCCCATCCTGCACGGCCTGGCCACCTATGGCATTGCCGGCTGGGCCCTCACCCGGAGCGTCTGCGGCGGCGATCCCCATGCCCTGCGCGCCATGGACGTGCGTTTCTCCTCGCCCGTGTACCCCGGCGAGACGATACGCACTGAAGTCTGGGTGGACGGCAACGTCGTTTCGTTTCGGGCCCGCGCCGTCGAACGCGATGTGGTGGTGCTCAACAACGGTCGCGCCGAGCTGCGCTGA
- a CDS encoding SDR family oxidoreductase: MNKGTMLQDKVAVVTGAGRGIGRDIALQMAAQGAKVVVNDIGASVGGEGNDASHGQQVVNEIKAAGGQAVLSTDSVSTWSTANRIIECAVDTFGQIDIVVNNAGILRDRLFFNMSPEEWSAVIDVHLNGSFFTSRAAAPHFKTQKSGAYVHMTSTSGLIGNLGQANYAAAKLGIVAMSRHIAGDMQRYNVRSNCISPFAWSRMIGAIPTDTPEQQARVEKLKKLGTEQIAPMATFLASDAAADVTAQIFAVRGNEIFLMSQSRPIRGMHTSEGWTPETIAERVLPAMKQNFYPLESSNIVFSWDPV, translated from the coding sequence ATGAACAAAGGCACCATGCTGCAAGACAAGGTGGCCGTGGTCACCGGCGCGGGCCGGGGTATCGGCCGGGATATCGCACTGCAGATGGCGGCGCAGGGCGCCAAGGTGGTGGTCAACGACATCGGCGCTTCCGTCGGCGGCGAGGGCAACGACGCCAGCCACGGCCAGCAAGTCGTCAACGAGATCAAGGCCGCCGGCGGCCAGGCCGTGCTCAGCACCGACAGCGTGTCGACCTGGTCGACGGCCAACCGCATCATCGAATGTGCCGTTGACACCTTCGGGCAGATTGACATCGTGGTCAACAACGCCGGCATTCTGCGCGACCGGCTGTTCTTCAATATGTCGCCCGAAGAGTGGAGCGCCGTGATCGACGTGCACCTCAACGGCAGCTTCTTCACTTCGCGCGCCGCCGCGCCGCACTTCAAAACGCAAAAATCGGGCGCCTACGTGCACATGACTTCGACTTCGGGTCTGATCGGCAACCTGGGGCAGGCCAACTACGCCGCCGCCAAGCTGGGCATCGTGGCCATGTCACGCCACATCGCCGGCGACATGCAGCGTTACAACGTGCGCTCCAACTGCATCTCGCCCTTTGCCTGGAGCCGCATGATCGGCGCCATTCCGACCGACACGCCCGAGCAGCAAGCCCGCGTGGAAAAGCTGAAGAAGCTCGGCACCGAGCAGATTGCGCCCATGGCCACTTTCCTGGCCAGCGATGCGGCGGCCGACGTCACGGCCCAGATCTTCGCCGTGCGCGGCAACGAGATCTTCCTCATGAGCCAGTCGCGCCCGATCCGCGGCATGCACACCAGCGAAGGCTGGACACCCGAGACCATCGCCGAACGCGTGCTGCCCGCCATGAAGCAAAACTTTTATCCGCTGGAGAGCTCGAACATCGTGTTCTCCTGGGATCCGGTCTGA
- a CDS encoding thiolase, giving the protein MSTASPLRGAAAIVGASLGGVPMAPGRSALEILGEAVHGALADAGLKLSDVDGLFTGSSYYFLAGLSVAEYLGLKPKFCEATMVGGSSYVGHLLTAAMALHTGQCEVALICYGSNQGSGFGKLKSMAETPLYEAPYEPRYPISSYALAAARHMHQYGSTREDLAHIAVAARQWARLNPLAHAREPLSIEQVLAARLVSDPLSVLDCCLVTDGGGALVLVRSERARDFPKPPVYVLGAAAATWHRQIGSMPDLTVTAAAESGPRAFAMAGLAPKDVDVLELYDAFTINTLLFLEDLGFCAKGEGGAFVRNGRIAPGGALPVNTNGGGLSCCHPGMYGMFLLIEAVQQLRAEAGARQVRGAEVALCHGNGGVLSSQVTALLGTAATV; this is encoded by the coding sequence ATGAGCACTGCTTCCCCTCTGCGCGGTGCCGCCGCCATCGTCGGCGCCAGCCTGGGCGGCGTGCCCATGGCGCCCGGCCGCAGCGCGCTCGAAATCCTGGGCGAAGCGGTGCACGGCGCGCTGGCCGATGCCGGTCTGAAGCTGTCCGATGTCGATGGCCTGTTCACCGGCTCGTCCTACTACTTCCTGGCCGGCCTGTCGGTGGCCGAATACTTGGGGCTCAAGCCCAAGTTCTGTGAAGCCACCATGGTCGGCGGCTCGTCTTACGTGGGCCACCTGCTCACCGCCGCCATGGCCCTGCACACCGGCCAGTGCGAGGTGGCGCTCATTTGCTATGGCAGCAACCAGGGTTCGGGCTTCGGCAAGCTCAAGTCGATGGCCGAGACCCCTTTGTACGAGGCGCCTTACGAGCCGCGCTACCCGATCTCCAGCTACGCCCTGGCCGCCGCGCGCCACATGCACCAGTACGGCAGCACGCGCGAAGATCTGGCGCACATCGCGGTGGCGGCGCGTCAATGGGCGCGGCTCAATCCGCTGGCGCACGCGCGCGAACCGCTCAGCATCGAGCAGGTGCTGGCCGCGCGCTTGGTGAGCGACCCGCTGTCGGTGCTCGATTGCTGCCTGGTCACCGATGGCGGCGGCGCCCTGGTGCTGGTGCGCAGCGAGCGGGCGCGCGACTTTCCCAAGCCACCGGTCTACGTGCTGGGCGCGGCAGCCGCCACTTGGCATCGCCAGATCGGCTCCATGCCCGACCTGACGGTGACCGCCGCCGCCGAGTCCGGGCCACGCGCCTTCGCCATGGCCGGGCTGGCACCGAAGGACGTGGACGTGCTGGAGCTGTACGACGCCTTCACCATCAACACGCTGCTGTTCCTCGAAGACCTGGGCTTTTGCGCCAAGGGCGAAGGCGGCGCTTTTGTGCGCAACGGGCGCATCGCGCCGGGCGGCGCGCTGCCGGTCAACACCAATGGTGGCGGTCTGTCGTGCTGCCACCCCGGCATGTACGGCATGTTCCTGCTGATCGAAGCGGTGCAGCAACTGCGCGCCGAGGCCGGGGCGCGGCAGGTGCGCGGCGCCGAGGTCGCGCTGTGCCATGGCAACGGCGGCGTTCTTTCAAGCCAGGTGACGGCCCTGCTGGGCACGGCCGCCACCGTCTGA
- a CDS encoding Zn-ribbon domain-containing OB-fold protein has translation MKSARHPVFEGPGPDALFAQALARGRFEIQHCSACGQHVFYPRALCPHCGSAQLDWVEPSGAGQVYSSTTVRRKPESGGDYNVALVDLAEGPRLMSRIDGVPPEQVRIGMRVRARVIDDPAKGKLLVFTPQETTTP, from the coding sequence ATGAAGAGCGCGCGCCATCCCGTTTTTGAAGGCCCGGGGCCGGACGCCCTGTTCGCGCAGGCGCTGGCGCGGGGCCGCTTCGAGATCCAGCATTGCAGCGCCTGCGGCCAGCACGTGTTTTATCCGCGCGCGCTGTGTCCGCATTGCGGCTCGGCCCAGCTCGACTGGGTTGAACCCAGCGGGGCCGGTCAGGTCTATTCCAGCACCACGGTGCGCAGAAAACCCGAGTCCGGCGGCGACTACAACGTCGCGCTGGTGGATCTGGCCGAGGGGCCGCGGCTGATGTCGCGCATCGATGGCGTGCCGCCTGAGCAGGTGCGCATCGGCATGCGGGTGCGGGCGCGCGTGATCGACGACCCGGCCAAGGGCAAGCTGCTGGTCTTCACGCCACAGGAGACCACGACGCCATGA
- a CDS encoding acyl-CoA dehydrogenase family protein has product MNLSATTTDWNALDDARFRATVREFFEAQYPGEWRYPQRRLRWAEIGPWYLTLSKNGWIAPSWPTQYGGMGLSPEKLIIFIEEQERWGVARAPDMGITMVGPLLIHHGNDAQRAHYLPRIIAGEHIWCQGYSEPNSGSDLASLRTEAVVDGDDFVVNGQKTWTTLAQDATHIFLLVRTDKSAKKQEGISFLLVDMKTPGITVRPIRNIAGNEDFCEVFLENVRVPRANIVGELNKGWTIAKALLGFERIFLGSPKQSQYALARVQEAARRLGLFEDGGFVDRYTKLALDVADLGTLYGRFIEQVKRGETLGPDVSMLKLFATETYSRLADLLVDVVGASGGTPGDIALPGGKTDALTTFYNARPATIYGGSNEVQRNILAASVLKLPS; this is encoded by the coding sequence ATGAATCTCTCCGCCACCACCACCGACTGGAACGCACTCGACGATGCCCGCTTCCGCGCCACCGTGCGCGAATTTTTTGAAGCCCAGTATCCGGGCGAATGGCGCTACCCGCAGCGCCGTCTGCGCTGGGCCGAAATCGGGCCATGGTACCTGACGCTCTCGAAAAATGGCTGGATTGCGCCGAGCTGGCCCACGCAGTACGGCGGCATGGGACTGAGCCCCGAAAAACTCATCATTTTCATTGAAGAGCAGGAGCGCTGGGGCGTCGCGCGCGCCCCCGACATGGGCATCACCATGGTCGGCCCGCTGCTGATTCACCACGGCAACGACGCGCAGCGCGCCCACTACCTGCCCAGAATCATTGCTGGCGAGCACATCTGGTGCCAGGGTTATTCGGAACCCAATTCGGGCTCCGACCTAGCCAGCCTGCGCACCGAAGCGGTGGTAGACGGCGACGACTTCGTGGTCAACGGGCAGAAGACCTGGACCACGCTGGCGCAGGACGCCACCCACATCTTCCTGCTGGTGCGCACCGACAAATCGGCCAAGAAGCAGGAGGGCATCAGCTTCCTGCTGGTCGACATGAAAACGCCGGGCATCACGGTGCGGCCGATCCGCAACATCGCGGGCAACGAGGACTTCTGCGAAGTCTTCCTGGAAAATGTGCGCGTGCCGCGCGCCAACATCGTCGGCGAGTTGAACAAGGGCTGGACTATCGCCAAGGCGCTGCTCGGCTTCGAGCGCATCTTCCTGGGCAGCCCCAAGCAAAGCCAGTACGCGCTGGCGCGCGTGCAGGAAGCGGCACGGCGGCTCGGTCTGTTCGAAGACGGCGGCTTTGTGGACCGCTACACCAAACTGGCGCTGGACGTGGCCGATCTGGGCACGCTCTACGGCCGCTTCATCGAACAGGTCAAGCGCGGCGAAACCCTGGGACCCGATGTCTCCATGCTCAAGCTGTTCGCCACCGAAACCTATTCGCGCCTGGCCGACCTGTTGGTTGACGTCGTCGGCGCCAGCGGCGGCACGCCCGGCGACATTGCCCTGCCCGGCGGCAAGACCGATGCGTTGACCACCTTCTACAACGCGCGCCCGGCCACCATCTACGGCGGCAGCAACGAGGTGCAGCGCAACATCCTGGCCGCCAGCGTGCTGAAGCTGCCGTCATGA
- a CDS encoding acyl-CoA dehydrogenase family protein produces the protein MTATPDSERAEQLTMLRESALSFATKESPLNRARALRQQTPGHDRRFWNALAEQGWTGLLVPEQLGGYQQGFAEMAEVVAVLATQVAPEPVVPVLVFAGRLLAHAGSTELSARLLGELAGGRTLPAVAWQEDVTGAKDRLDHAATRLERQADALLLNGGKRHVRPGAGADGHIVSASGPQGLALVWVPADTAGLTVSSQPLADGSYAAQIDLNHIRLPASYLLAEGQTAVAALTRAYDETLVMTSVELLALVRSMLSMTQDYLRTRVQFGKPIGSFQSLQHRAVDLLIQQELTASVVAQAVALLDAPDSDATGRSVMASRVKSRASDAGLQVAREAVQLHGAIGVTDEYDLGLYLQRVLVLAAWLGNGTQQRRRYADLTRHTTAQEHA, from the coding sequence ATGACCGCCACCCCCGACAGCGAACGCGCTGAACAGCTGACCATGCTGCGCGAGAGCGCGCTGAGTTTCGCCACCAAGGAATCGCCCCTCAACCGTGCCCGCGCCCTGCGCCAGCAGACGCCGGGCCATGACCGCCGCTTCTGGAACGCCCTGGCAGAGCAGGGTTGGACCGGGCTGCTCGTGCCTGAACAACTGGGCGGCTACCAACAGGGCTTCGCCGAGATGGCCGAGGTGGTGGCCGTGCTGGCCACCCAGGTCGCGCCAGAACCGGTGGTACCGGTGCTGGTCTTCGCCGGTCGGCTGCTGGCGCATGCCGGCAGCACCGAGTTGTCGGCGCGGCTGCTCGGTGAACTTGCCGGGGGACGAACGTTGCCCGCCGTGGCCTGGCAGGAAGATGTCACCGGCGCGAAAGACCGGCTCGACCACGCCGCGACCCGGTTGGAGCGCCAGGCCGACGCCCTGCTGCTTAATGGCGGCAAGCGCCATGTGCGCCCCGGCGCCGGTGCCGACGGCCATATTGTCAGCGCCAGCGGGCCGCAAGGCCTGGCCCTGGTGTGGGTGCCAGCCGACACGGCAGGCCTCACCGTGAGCAGCCAGCCGCTGGCAGACGGCAGCTACGCAGCCCAGATCGATCTCAACCACATTCGCCTGCCCGCCAGCTACCTGCTGGCCGAAGGGCAGACGGCCGTCGCCGCCCTCACCCGCGCCTACGATGAAACCCTGGTCATGACCAGCGTCGAACTGCTGGCCCTGGTGCGCAGCATGCTGTCCATGACGCAGGACTACCTGCGTACGCGGGTCCAGTTCGGCAAGCCGATCGGCAGCTTCCAGTCGCTGCAGCACCGCGCCGTCGATCTGCTGATCCAGCAGGAGTTGACCGCCAGCGTGGTGGCCCAAGCCGTGGCCCTGCTCGACGCCCCGGACAGCGATGCCACAGGGCGCTCGGTCATGGCCAGCCGCGTCAAGTCGCGCGCGTCGGACGCCGGGCTGCAGGTGGCGCGCGAAGCGGTGCAACTGCACGGCGCCATTGGTGTCACCGACGAATACGACCTGGGTCTGTATCTGCAGCGCGTCCTGGTGCTCGCCGCCTGGCTGGGCAATGGCACCCAGCAACGCCGCCGCTACGCCGACCTCACCCGCCACACCACCGCGCAGGAGCACGCATGA
- a CDS encoding acyl-CoA dehydrogenase family protein: MDFTTNPEHESIREAISKICARFDDSYWLERDRVGGFPHELHRALADGGWLGVCLPQEYGGGGLGISEATVMMQTISQSGAGLSGASAVHMNIFGLQPVAAFGTDEQKRRMLPPLIQGKEKACFAVTEPNTGLNTTRLRTRAERVGGHYVLSGQKVWISTAQVAEKMLILARTTPIEDCKHPTLGLSLFYTDLDRRFVEVREIEKMGRKAVDSNELFIDGLRVPLEDRIGEEGRGFEYILHGMNPERVLIAGEAVGLGRKALEVAVKYAKEREVFDRPIGQNQSIQHPLAQSWMELEAAEMMAMRAAWKYDKGLPCGADANAAKYMAAEAGFNACQRAMATLGGYGYAREYHVERYLREMMIPRIAPISPQLILCFIAEKVLGLPKSY; encoded by the coding sequence ATGGATTTCACCACCAACCCAGAACACGAATCAATTCGCGAAGCGATCAGCAAAATCTGCGCCCGCTTCGACGACAGCTACTGGCTCGAACGTGATCGGGTGGGCGGCTTTCCACATGAGCTGCACCGCGCCCTGGCTGACGGCGGCTGGCTCGGCGTTTGCCTGCCACAGGAGTATGGTGGTGGCGGACTGGGCATCAGTGAAGCGACCGTGATGATGCAGACCATTTCACAGTCGGGCGCCGGGCTGTCTGGCGCATCGGCGGTGCACATGAACATTTTCGGCCTGCAGCCGGTCGCCGCGTTCGGCACCGACGAGCAGAAACGCCGCATGCTGCCGCCGCTGATCCAGGGCAAGGAAAAAGCCTGCTTCGCCGTGACCGAACCCAACACCGGCCTGAACACCACCCGCTTGAGAACCCGTGCCGAACGGGTCGGCGGCCACTATGTGCTGTCCGGCCAGAAGGTCTGGATCTCGACCGCCCAGGTGGCTGAGAAGATGCTGATCCTGGCGCGCACCACGCCGATCGAGGACTGCAAGCATCCGACTCTCGGCCTGAGCCTGTTCTACACCGACCTGGACCGCCGTTTTGTCGAGGTGCGCGAAATCGAAAAGATGGGGCGCAAGGCGGTCGACTCGAATGAACTCTTCATCGACGGTCTGCGGGTGCCGCTGGAGGACCGCATCGGGGAGGAAGGCCGCGGCTTCGAATACATCCTGCATGGCATGAACCCCGAACGGGTGCTGATTGCGGGCGAAGCGGTCGGCCTGGGCCGCAAGGCGCTGGAAGTGGCCGTCAAGTACGCCAAGGAAAGGGAAGTGTTCGACCGGCCCATCGGGCAGAATCAGTCGATCCAGCATCCGCTGGCGCAATCGTGGATGGAACTCGAGGCCGCCGAGATGATGGCGATGCGCGCGGCCTGGAAATACGACAAGGGCCTACCCTGCGGCGCCGACGCCAATGCCGCCAAATACATGGCGGCCGAAGCCGGTTTCAACGCCTGCCAGCGCGCCATGGCCACGCTCGGCGGCTATGGCTACGCCAGGGAATACCACGTCGAGCGTTACCTGCGCGAGATGATGATTCCGCGCATCGCGCCGATCAGCCCGCAACTCATCCTGTGCTTCATCGCCGAGAAGGTGCTGGGCCTGCCCAAGTCCTATTGA